A stretch of the Ptiloglossa arizonensis isolate GNS036 chromosome 1, iyPtiAriz1_principal, whole genome shotgun sequence genome encodes the following:
- the LOC143149921 gene encoding uncharacterized protein LOC143149921 codes for MGFIDDELQEVSKLCQNVVDGSRLVSCVRTMVRVEITKTKFKTIVACIQFSKDYPRTPLLIELKSKTLSAKLLDGLTEVCEKECKKLLGKAQVLPIIKFIRNFIDENPLICCYDEISALKKILENDDELKLKQKYSSIGLKVHQGLYYFKAKIEVPDDYPNVCVKLEDADTNFPPLFIRYFLGQGRELGRQCVEPPLKKQLQKTPFVPSPSLNIVTSFLIRSIKTLPQEHCQLCRKLCLPTNPEKAEVNENADLHVERLYCSHLFHLQCLVTFMKTPPFHGGKKCPTCEKRIYHDKWGISDKLAEDRWAHHQARARELAEVADFFN; via the exons aTGGGCTTTATCGACGATGAATTGCAAGAAGTCTCAAAACTTTGTCAAAATGTCGTTGACGGTAGTCGCCTCGTTTCCTGTGTGCGCACAATGGTGCGAGTGGAAATAAC AAAAACTAAGTTTAAAACGATCGTTGCGTGCATTCAATTTTCAAAGGATTATCCACGTACACCACTGTTGATTGAATTGAAGAGCAAAACTTTATCTGCAAAGTTACTCGATGGCCTAACAGAAGTTTGTGAAAAGGAATGTAAGAAACTTTTGGGCAAAGCTCAG GTTTTAccgattataaaatttattcgtaacttTATCGATGAGAATCCTTTGATATGCTGTTATGATGAAATTTCTGCGTTAAAAAAGATTTTAGAGAATGAtgacgaattaaaattaaaacagaAATATTCTAGTATCGGTCTAAAAGTTCACCAAGGATTGTATTACTTCAAGGCCAAAATTGAAGTACCAGATGATTATCCAAATGTTTGTGTAAA ATTAGAAGATGCGGACACAAATTTTCCTccattatttattcgttacttttTGGGACAAGGAAGAGAATTAGGTAGACAGTGCGTAGAGCCACCATTGAAGAAGCAATTACAAAAAACTCCTTTTGTACCATCACCGTCCTTAAACATTGTTACTTCTTTCCTCATAAG ATCTATAAAAACTTTACCACAAGAACATTGTCAATTGTGTAGAAAATTATGTTTACCAACGAATCCAGAAAAAGCAGAAGTCAACGAGAATGCAGATTTGCACGTAGAAAGACTTTACTGCAGTCACTTATTTCATTTGCAATGTCTTGTGACATTCATGAAGACTCCTCCGTTCcatg gGGGTAAAAAGTGTCCAACTTGTGAAAAACGTATCTATCATGACAAGTGGGGAATAAGTGATAAACTTGCAGAGGATCGTTGGGCACACCATCAAGCACGAGCGAGGGAGTTAGCAGAGGTAGCTGATTTTTTCAATTGA
- the LOC143149636 gene encoding CAPA peptides, whose protein sequence is MTNHLFVFLVVLIFSTSLNQAEKLKTNNRRTSGLVPYPRIGRSFEMAGFSRPDRAEGMFNYPRVGRSEMPPISNINFNRYLDMEPEADVQFYNQRDTDTSPAVDQDYEGYVGRSMNFKTKNLKDTAWLIPDRQYMREYRPVQKIDENRSLYSNIQGPRNGQPSFNDYTPRLGREGNIERAI, encoded by the exons ATGACAAATCACCTATTTGTATTCCTGGTCGTTCTAATATTTTCCACTTCTCTCAACC AGGCTGAGAAATTGAAAACAAACAACAGACGGACATCCGGATTGGTGCCGTATCCCAGGATCGGTAGGAGTTTCGAAATGGCCGGATTTTCGCGTCCAGATCGCGCCGAAGGGATGTTCAACTATCCGAGAGTCGGCCGGTCCGAGATGCCGCCgatttcgaatattaatttcaacCGCTACCTCGACATGGAACCCGAAGCAGACGTTCAGTTTTATAACCAGCGCGACACAGACACGAGCCCGGCCGTGGACCAGGACTACGAAG GATACGTTGGAAGATCGATGAACTTCAAGACCAAAAATCTGAAGGATACCGCATGGCTGATCCCAGATCGTCAGTACATGAGGGAATACCGCCCGGTGCAGAAGATCGACGAGAACAGATCGCTCTACTCTAACATTCAAG GCCCTCGAAACGGTCAACCGTCGTTTAACGATTACACACCGAGACTGGGACGCGAGGGCAACATCGAACGAGCTATCTGA
- the LOC143149919 gene encoding WD repeat-containing protein 18 — MSQISNTEEVIVTSDSTGEHWSAAVWDPRTGSSLSTYKNASALTSRTLQLLSDSYIIGADITKPRIHIWPLNNPTPVPNLRLTTPGKVTALASTPNGAYIVAAISDKLFVWQVCNGRLLGNLSQHYQTVNCLSFSADGSIFASGAEDGLVFVWSLYRVLNNERTTPLHGFSHHSLPVKDLQFGHVRGRLCSVSLDRTCNIYEPSSGILLLTLVFDVPLTAVRLNARESDLFVGCTDGSIYRFNLYEPPRGIEHHVQVRKDSSEGTVFQGHKSTIVSLSISIDCRYLLSGSISGEVHVWDVASQQILRTIDHKGPITAAFFAKHYENFRVTELKPRLQVSNLQRISDDTDGKQSSIEVISRDRNPVDVLNFDDYVGSNAESEVSNDPSSCKLFEMKEKIEELKKINAAIYEYSVKHILDGANNDR; from the coding sequence ATGTCACAAATCAGCAACACAGAGGAAGTGATAGTAACCAGTGACAGTACCGGTGAACACTGGAGTGCCGCCGTGTGGGATCCTCGAACCGGTTCATCATTATCGACCTATAAGAATGCTAGTGCTCTAACATCCCGTACCCTTCAGCTTCTAAGCGACAGTTACATAATCGGAGCCGATATAACGAAGCCGCGTATACATATTTGGCCTTTGAACAATCCAACTCCTGTACCTAACCTAAGATTAACAACACCGGGAAAAGTGACAGCTCTAGCTTCTACACCGAACGGCGCTTACATTGTCGCGGCAATTTCCGATAAGCTCTTCGTCTGGCAAGTATGCAACGGTCGGTTGCTGGGAAATTTATCGCAGCATTATCAAACCGTGAACTGTCTCTCGTTCAGTGCAGACGGTTCGATCTTTGCTAGTGGCGCTGAGGACGGTTTGGTGTTCGTCTGGTCCTTGTATCGCGTCCTAAACAACGAAAGAACCACCCCTCTGCATGGTTTCTCTCATCATTCCTTGCCAGTGAAGGACCTACAGTTTGGACACGTCCGAGGGAGGTTATGTTCCGTATCGCTTGATCGTACATGCAACATTTACGAGCCAAGTAGCGGAATACTGTTGCTCACCCTGGTGTTCGACGTGCCTCTCACCGCTGTTCGCCTGAACGCGCGCGAAAGCGATTTATTCGTCGGCTGTACCGACGGGAGCATTTATCGATTCAATTTATACGAACCGCCGCGTGGAATCGAGCATCACGTGCAAGTTCGAAAAGACAGTTCTGAAGGAACAGTCTTTCAGGGACACAAATCGACAATCGTGTCtttatcgatatcgatcgattgtCGTTATTTGCTCTCCGGCTCGATCAGCGGCGAAGTGCACGTTTGGGACGTCGCCAGCCAGCAgattcttcgaacgatcgatcacaAGGGACCAATCACGGCGGCGTTCTTCGCGAAACACTACGAGAATTTCCGGGTCACCGAGCTTAAGCCGCGTCTGCAAGTATCTAACCTGCAGAGGATATCGGACGATACCGATGGAAAGCAGAGTTCCATCGAGGTGATTTCGCGGGACCGAAATCCCGTAGACGTCTTGAACTTTGACGATTACGTCGGGAGTAACGCCGAATCGGAGGTATCGAATGATCCGTCTTCGTGTAAGCTGTtcgagatgaaggagaagattGAGGAACTGAAGAAAATCAACGCGGCTATATACGAATACAGCGTGAAACATATACTAGATGGGGCGAACAACGATCGGTGA